In Aquipuribacter nitratireducens, the following proteins share a genomic window:
- a CDS encoding NADH-quinone oxidoreductase subunit N: MSMHGADTLLVLPELVVLVGAVATLLLGSFLPRQRQWTARLLAVAVLAGAVVVSVVAPRVGAGAEGPTTAFSGTFAVDGATTVVRVVLCLSTLLVVGLGVDELAGVPRESDTYALLLLGTLGGLVLASATDLLVLAVAFLLSSVPLYGLIGLAGTSRAAEAVLKAYLLGALLGIVMLLGVGLLYAGTAGTTYAELAERLPASPAALAGAGLVAVLVGLLFEAGAVPAHFWVPDAAQGASTTAAAFLTTVPKVAALLAAYRFLEAATAGGTDPGLTRTALVVVGVVAVASMTLGNLAAFWQDDVRRLLGWSTVSQVGYVLLPVAVVGAELALASLLVYLAGYAVTNLTAFAVVAAHRDARSIADWAGLARRYPVTGVALVVALLGLVGTPPTAVFVGKLATFGAAWDAGAGWLAVVAVLNTVASLFYYLRWLAPAFRAVADAPGGDDPRRPLAWASRAAAAGSVGVLVVGLAAGVVVAAGGGAPVR, translated from the coding sequence GGCCGGTGCCGTGGTCGTGAGCGTCGTCGCCCCGCGCGTCGGTGCGGGCGCGGAGGGCCCCACCACCGCCTTCTCCGGCACGTTCGCCGTCGACGGCGCCACGACGGTCGTCCGCGTCGTCCTCTGCCTCTCGACGCTGCTGGTCGTCGGGCTCGGCGTCGACGAGCTCGCCGGCGTCCCGCGCGAGTCCGACACGTACGCGCTGCTCCTCCTCGGCACGCTCGGCGGGCTCGTGCTCGCCTCCGCCACCGACCTGCTCGTCCTCGCCGTCGCGTTCCTGCTGTCGAGCGTGCCGCTGTACGGGCTCATCGGCCTCGCCGGCACGAGCCGTGCGGCCGAGGCCGTCCTCAAGGCCTACCTCCTGGGCGCGCTCCTCGGCATCGTCATGCTCCTCGGGGTCGGCCTCCTCTACGCCGGCACGGCGGGCACGACGTACGCCGAGCTCGCCGAGCGGCTCCCCGCCTCTCCCGCGGCGCTCGCGGGCGCCGGGCTCGTCGCCGTCCTCGTCGGGCTCCTCTTCGAGGCCGGGGCGGTGCCCGCCCACTTCTGGGTGCCCGACGCCGCCCAGGGCGCCTCGACGACGGCGGCGGCGTTCCTCACGACCGTGCCGAAGGTGGCGGCGCTGCTCGCGGCGTACCGGTTCCTCGAGGCCGCCACCGCCGGCGGCACCGACCCGGGCCTGACCCGCACCGCGCTCGTGGTCGTGGGCGTCGTCGCGGTCGCGTCCATGACGCTCGGGAACCTCGCGGCGTTCTGGCAGGACGACGTCCGGCGGCTGCTCGGCTGGTCGACCGTGAGCCAGGTCGGCTACGTCCTCCTGCCGGTCGCCGTGGTCGGCGCCGAGCTCGCCCTCGCGAGCCTCCTCGTCTACCTCGCCGGGTACGCCGTCACGAACCTCACGGCCTTCGCCGTCGTGGCGGCGCACCGGGACGCCCGCTCGATCGCGGACTGGGCGGGTCTGGCTCGCCGGTACCCGGTGACGGGGGTGGCGCTCGTCGTCGCGCTGCTCGGGCTCGTCGGCACCCCGCCGACGGCGGTGTTCGTCGGCAAGCTCGCGACGTTCGGCGCCGCCTGGGACGCCGGCGCGGGCTGGCTCGCCGTCGTCGCCGTCCTCAACACCGTGGCGAGTCTCTTCTACTACCTGCGCTGGCTCGCTCCCGCCTTCCGTGCGGTCGCCGACGCGCCGGGCGGCGACGACCCCCGGCGTCCGCTCGCGTGGGCGTCACGGGCGGCCGCGGCCGGCTCGGTCGGCGTGCTCGTGGTCGGGCTCGCCGCGGGCGTCGTCGTGGCCGCGGGCGGTGGGGCACCGGTCCGCTGA
- a CDS encoding ABC transporter: protein MTTGDGSALVSALGGLRAELDTVALPYEVPGVAASRELVDAVCRQVDDYLLPRLERLEAPLLVVVGGSTGAGKSTLVNSLVRNAVSRSGVLRPTTRAPVLVHNPADAHWFDDRRILPGLARVHGPEEDLPPDRPITTVRLVSEEALPAGLAVLDAPDVDSVVDSNRELAAQLLAAADLWLFVTTAARYADAVPWGLLQEAAARAAALAVVLNRVPAAAMTDVRDDLASMLAANGLGASPMFTIADSDVEHGLLPRRAVAGLHAWLTGLAADEAARGVVIRRTVTGALNTLGERVAVVAEAADAQNAAATELRTVARERYAEARRRLDTALSDGSVLRGEVLARWQEALGTGELWRGLESGVSRVRDRLVGFVRGRRAPVERLGEALQSSTHALVVSELTAAAGDTAREWRARPAGAALLRLDPTLARPSDGSDERVERLVRDWQSAVIDLVSELGEGKKAQARAVSLGVNGLGFVLMLAVFSQTAGLTGGEVAIAGGTAVVSQRLLEAILGDEAVRTMAAKARADLLDRVGVLLEGERRRWVDAAPVADAGARVRASLELLQEAR from the coding sequence GTGACGACTGGTGACGGCTCGGCGCTCGTGAGCGCCCTCGGGGGGCTGCGGGCGGAGCTCGACACCGTCGCGCTGCCGTACGAGGTGCCGGGTGTCGCGGCCTCCCGCGAGCTCGTCGACGCGGTGTGCCGGCAGGTCGACGACTACCTCCTGCCGCGGCTGGAGCGCCTCGAGGCGCCACTGCTCGTCGTCGTCGGCGGGTCCACGGGCGCCGGCAAGTCGACGCTCGTCAACAGCCTCGTGCGCAACGCGGTGAGCCGGTCCGGCGTCCTCCGCCCCACGACACGCGCGCCCGTGCTGGTCCACAACCCCGCCGACGCCCACTGGTTCGACGACCGGCGCATCCTTCCCGGGCTCGCCCGCGTGCACGGCCCCGAGGAGGACCTGCCGCCGGACCGGCCCATCACGACGGTGAGGCTGGTGAGCGAGGAGGCCCTCCCGGCCGGGCTCGCCGTCCTCGACGCCCCCGACGTCGACTCGGTCGTCGACTCCAACCGGGAGCTCGCCGCGCAGCTGCTCGCCGCCGCGGACCTCTGGCTGTTCGTCACCACCGCCGCCCGCTACGCCGACGCGGTCCCGTGGGGGCTGCTGCAGGAGGCCGCGGCCCGCGCGGCCGCGCTCGCCGTGGTCCTCAACCGCGTCCCCGCCGCCGCGATGACCGACGTGCGGGACGACCTCGCGTCGATGCTGGCCGCGAACGGGCTCGGCGCGTCCCCGATGTTCACCATCGCCGACTCCGACGTCGAGCACGGTCTGCTGCCGCGCCGTGCCGTCGCGGGGCTGCACGCGTGGCTCACCGGCCTCGCCGCGGACGAGGCCGCGCGCGGTGTCGTCATCCGCCGCACCGTCACCGGCGCCCTCAACACCCTCGGCGAGCGGGTCGCCGTCGTCGCGGAGGCCGCCGACGCGCAGAACGCCGCCGCGACGGAGCTGCGGACGGTCGCGCGCGAGCGGTACGCCGAGGCGCGGCGCCGGCTCGACACCGCCCTGTCCGACGGCTCGGTCCTGCGCGGCGAGGTGCTCGCCCGCTGGCAGGAGGCGCTCGGCACGGGCGAGCTGTGGCGCGGCCTGGAGTCCGGCGTCTCCCGGGTGCGCGACCGGCTGGTCGGCTTCGTCCGCGGTCGCCGCGCGCCGGTGGAGCGGCTCGGCGAGGCGTTGCAGTCCTCGACGCACGCCCTCGTCGTCTCCGAGCTGACCGCGGCGGCCGGCGACACGGCCCGCGAGTGGCGGGCCCGCCCCGCCGGAGCGGCCCTGCTCCGTCTCGACCCCACGCTCGCGCGTCCCTCCGACGGCTCCGACGAGCGGGTGGAGCGGCTCGTGCGGGACTGGCAGAGCGCCGTCATCGACCTGGTCTCGGAGCTCGGCGAGGGCAAGAAGGCCCAGGCCCGTGCGGTCAGCCTCGGTGTCAACGGTCTCGGCTTCGTCCTCATGCTCGCGGTCTTCAGCCAGACCGCCGGGCTCACCGGCGGCGAGGTCGCGATCGCCGGCGGGACCGCGGTCGTCAGCCAGCGCCTCCTCGAGGCGATCCTCGGCGACGAGGCGGTCCGCACCATGGCGGCGAAGGCTCGCGCCGACCTCCTCGACCGGGTCGGCGTCCTCCTCGAGGGCGAGCGTCGCCGCTGGGTCGACGCCGCCCCCGTCGCCGACGCCGGCGCACGGGTCCGGGCGTCCCTCGAGCTCCTGCAGGAGGCCCGGTGA
- a CDS encoding GTPase — MSTAAGTGEDRVVGDRRSRPRRGARERRGGGVDPAVEVPDLTGRIRSALELAGDRFPPDRVRAANEELERTEARAGLGAEHTVVALMGATGSGKSSLFNAVAGFTISQVGVRRPTTSDPVACTWGPGTDALLDWLQVPSRHRTEHTSELVEGRSDALEGLVLLDMPDHDSRERAHRADVDRLVGRVDLLVWVVDPQKYADEALHADYLSRLRGHDDVLLVVLNQVDRLRDDERDAVLADLRRLVAADGLPRASVLATSTVTGEGVDELRRLFADAVASRAMALGRARAALREVAADLRRAVADDEPHVDDVNGDADLTETLAGAASVPSVVAAVEADYRRQAARHVGWPYTRWLGRLGRDPLRRLRLTDPALGEELTGLARSSVPAPTRAQLARVDLAERQLVDRATTGLPDRWADAVRAAPVRTEDLRDALDQAVVGTDLSFRRPRWWVVVGALQWVFALLALVGLLALVGLFVLGFLQVPAPDLPALPGLPDWLPAPTALLLVGLLGGLLLSVLAGAAVPGRARARAREARTRLDVAVSGVARERVLSPVADVLAEHRRCRELLTP, encoded by the coding sequence GTGAGCACGGCGGCGGGGACGGGGGAGGACCGCGTCGTCGGGGACCGGCGGTCCCGGCCGCGGCGCGGCGCCCGGGAACGTCGCGGCGGCGGGGTGGACCCGGCGGTGGAGGTGCCCGACCTCACCGGCCGCATCCGCAGCGCGCTCGAGCTCGCCGGCGACCGCTTCCCGCCCGACCGGGTCCGCGCCGCGAACGAGGAGCTGGAGCGGACGGAGGCCCGCGCCGGGCTCGGTGCCGAGCACACCGTGGTCGCGCTCATGGGCGCGACCGGCTCGGGCAAGTCGAGCCTGTTCAACGCCGTGGCCGGCTTCACGATCTCCCAGGTCGGGGTGCGGCGGCCCACGACGAGCGACCCGGTGGCGTGCACGTGGGGTCCCGGCACCGACGCGCTCCTCGACTGGCTCCAGGTGCCGTCGCGGCACCGCACGGAGCACACGAGCGAGCTCGTCGAGGGCCGCTCCGACGCCCTCGAGGGGCTCGTCCTGCTCGACATGCCCGACCACGACTCCCGGGAGCGCGCCCACCGGGCGGACGTCGACCGCCTCGTCGGGCGGGTCGACCTCCTCGTGTGGGTCGTCGACCCGCAGAAGTACGCCGACGAGGCCCTCCACGCCGACTACCTGTCCCGGCTGCGGGGACACGACGACGTCCTCCTCGTCGTCCTCAACCAGGTCGACCGGCTCCGTGACGACGAGCGGGACGCCGTCCTCGCCGACCTCCGCCGTCTCGTCGCCGCCGACGGCCTGCCCCGCGCGTCGGTCCTCGCGACGTCGACGGTCACGGGGGAGGGCGTCGACGAGCTCCGGCGGCTCTTCGCCGACGCCGTCGCCTCCCGCGCCATGGCGCTGGGGCGCGCGCGGGCGGCGTTGCGGGAGGTCGCGGCCGACCTGCGCCGCGCCGTCGCCGACGACGAGCCCCACGTCGACGACGTCAACGGGGACGCCGACCTGACCGAGACCCTCGCCGGCGCGGCGTCCGTGCCGTCGGTGGTGGCCGCGGTCGAGGCCGACTACCGGCGTCAGGCGGCACGGCACGTCGGCTGGCCCTACACGCGGTGGCTCGGCCGCCTCGGTCGGGACCCGCTGCGTCGGCTCCGGCTCACCGACCCCGCACTGGGGGAGGAGCTGACCGGGCTGGCGCGCTCGTCGGTGCCCGCGCCCACCCGCGCGCAGCTCGCGCGCGTCGACCTCGCCGAGCGGCAGCTCGTCGACCGCGCGACGACGGGGCTGCCCGACCGCTGGGCGGACGCCGTGCGAGCGGCGCCGGTGCGGACGGAGGACCTCCGGGACGCCCTCGACCAGGCCGTCGTCGGCACCGACCTGTCGTTCCGGCGACCCCGCTGGTGGGTGGTCGTCGGCGCCCTGCAGTGGGTGTTCGCCCTGCTCGCGCTCGTGGGGCTCCTCGCCCTCGTCGGGCTGTTCGTCCTCGGCTTCCTCCAGGTGCCCGCACCGGACCTGCCCGCCCTGCCCGGGCTCCCGGACTGGCTCCCGGCGCCGACGGCCCTCCTCCTCGTCGGGCTCCTCGGTGGGCTGCTGCTGTCCGTGCTCGCGGGCGCAGCGGTTCCCGGACGGGCGCGGGCGCGCGCCCGCGAGGCCCGCACGCGCCTCGACGTCGCCGTGTCGGGGGTCGCGCGGGAACGGGTGCTGTCGCCCGTCGCCGACGTGCTCGCCGAGCACCGGCGGTGCCGGGAGCTGCTCACCCCCTGA
- a CDS encoding single-stranded DNA-binding protein gives MLNDTRITLRGNVATTPSLKVTTAGTTLCTFRMAVTDRRWSDTDQKYVDGATSWYTVTAWRGLAGNVAASLAPGTGVVVQGRLRIRDYTWENQPRTSADVTADVVALDLSWGTVKLEPARRRGGSSSGERSADRAEAEILAAQSAAEVTEESRLAYEAAEPDEGLGDGDLGEQDGEADGGTTEGDAPSLAVVGAADPF, from the coding sequence ATGCTCAACGACACCCGGATCACGCTGCGCGGCAACGTCGCGACCACCCCCTCGCTCAAGGTGACGACGGCCGGCACGACCCTCTGCACGTTCCGCATGGCCGTGACCGACCGGCGCTGGTCGGACACCGACCAGAAGTACGTCGACGGCGCGACGAGCTGGTACACCGTCACGGCCTGGCGGGGGCTCGCTGGCAACGTCGCGGCCAGCCTCGCCCCCGGCACCGGCGTCGTGGTCCAGGGCCGACTGCGCATCCGCGACTACACGTGGGAGAACCAGCCGCGCACGAGCGCCGACGTCACGGCCGACGTCGTGGCGCTCGACCTCTCGTGGGGCACCGTGAAGCTCGAGCCGGCCCGGCGTCGCGGTGGCAGCAGCAGCGGCGAGCGGTCCGCCGACCGCGCCGAGGCCGAGATCCTGGCGGCCCAGTCGGCGGCAGAGGTGACCGAGGAGTCCCGCCTGGCCTACGAGGCGGCGGAGCCGGACGAGGGCCTCGGTGACGGGGACCTCGGCGAGCAGGACGGCGAGGCCGACGGCGGGACCACCGAGGGCGACGCGCCGTCTCTCGCGGTCGTCGGGGCCGCGGACCCGTTCTGA
- a CDS encoding TMEM165/GDT1 family protein translates to MTTALGAWLLAAGGAALATFLAEFGDKSQLLAAGLSARLGRRVVLLGVTLGILAVQLVAVLVGAAAGAVLPARPVGIVSGVLFVLVGLWLWRETLGDGHGDDDGDEDGGDVVPGTGRLARRLATATGRSAVLAVALTFALGEMGDKTQLATVAIAAQQDAVATFVGASLGMVAANAVAVEVGARLARVLPQRTVLRGSAVLFVVVGVVVAVLAAVG, encoded by the coding sequence GTGACGACCGCCCTCGGCGCCTGGCTGCTCGCGGCCGGGGGCGCCGCCCTCGCGACGTTCCTCGCGGAGTTCGGCGACAAGTCCCAGCTGCTCGCGGCGGGGCTGTCGGCGCGGCTCGGTCGCCGGGTGGTGCTGCTGGGCGTGACCCTCGGCATCCTCGCGGTCCAGCTCGTCGCGGTCCTCGTGGGCGCCGCGGCCGGGGCGGTGCTGCCGGCCCGCCCGGTCGGGATCGTCTCCGGCGTCCTCTTCGTGCTCGTGGGCCTGTGGCTGTGGCGGGAGACGCTGGGCGACGGGCACGGCGACGACGACGGCGACGAGGACGGCGGCGACGTGGTCCCGGGCACGGGGCGGCTCGCACGGCGGCTCGCCACCGCGACGGGCCGCAGTGCCGTCCTCGCCGTCGCGCTGACCTTCGCCCTCGGGGAGATGGGCGACAAGACCCAGCTCGCCACCGTCGCGATCGCGGCCCAGCAGGACGCCGTCGCGACGTTCGTCGGCGCGAGCCTCGGGATGGTGGCCGCCAACGCGGTCGCCGTGGAGGTCGGCGCCCGCCTCGCGCGCGTGCTGCCGCAGCGGACGGTGCTGCGCGGCTCGGCGGTGCTGTTCGTCGTCGTCGGTGTCGTCGTGGCCGTGCTCGCCGCCGTCGGGTGA
- the ettA gene encoding energy-dependent translational throttle protein EttA, with product MAEFIYTMYKARKAHGDKVILDDVTMSFYPGAKIGVVGPNGAGKSTILKIMAGLDQPSNGEARLSPGYSVGILQQEPPLNEEKTVLGNVEEGLGEIKQKLDRFNEISALMGEPDADFDALMAEMGELQEALDHADAWDLDSQLEQAMDALRCPPPDADVTVLSGGERRRVALCKLLLSKPDLLLLDEPTNHLDAESVSWLEQHLAAYPGAVLAVTHDRYFLDNVAQWIAEVDRGKLYPYEGNYSTYLEKKQERLQVQGKKDAKLAKRLKDELEWVRQNSKGRQTKSRARLQRYEEMAAEAERTRKLDFEEIQIPPGPRLGSTVIEVDDLHKGFDERGTLISGLSFSLPRNGIVGVIGPNGVGKTTLFKTIVGLEEPDAGTVKVGETVKISYVDQNRANIDPRKTLWEVVSDGLDHIQVGNVEMPSRAYVSAFGFKGPDQQKPAGVLSGGERNRLNLALTLKEGGNLLLLDEPTNDLDVETLGSLENALLDFPGCAVVISHDRWFLDRVCTHILAYEGDEKDPAKWFWFEGNFESYEANKVERLGPDAARPHRVTHRKLTRD from the coding sequence GTGGCGGAATTCATCTACACGATGTACAAGGCCCGCAAGGCCCACGGCGACAAGGTCATCCTCGACGACGTCACCATGTCGTTCTACCCCGGCGCCAAGATCGGTGTCGTCGGCCCGAACGGTGCGGGGAAGTCGACGATCCTCAAGATCATGGCGGGGCTCGACCAGCCCTCCAACGGCGAGGCGCGGCTCTCGCCCGGCTACTCCGTGGGCATCCTCCAGCAGGAGCCGCCGCTCAACGAGGAGAAGACCGTCCTCGGCAACGTCGAGGAGGGCCTCGGCGAGATCAAGCAGAAGCTCGACCGCTTCAACGAGATCAGCGCGCTGATGGGCGAGCCGGACGCCGACTTCGACGCGCTCATGGCGGAGATGGGGGAGCTGCAGGAGGCGCTCGACCACGCCGACGCGTGGGACCTCGACAGCCAGCTGGAGCAGGCGATGGACGCACTGCGCTGCCCGCCGCCGGACGCCGACGTCACCGTCCTGTCCGGTGGCGAGCGCCGCCGGGTCGCCCTCTGCAAGCTCCTGCTGAGCAAGCCGGACCTGCTCCTGCTCGACGAGCCCACGAACCACCTCGACGCGGAGAGCGTCAGCTGGCTCGAGCAGCACCTCGCCGCCTACCCGGGCGCCGTGCTCGCCGTCACGCACGACCGCTACTTCCTCGACAACGTCGCTCAGTGGATCGCCGAGGTCGACCGCGGCAAGCTCTACCCGTACGAGGGCAACTACTCGACGTACCTGGAGAAGAAGCAGGAGCGCCTGCAGGTCCAGGGCAAGAAGGACGCGAAGCTCGCCAAGCGCCTCAAGGACGAGCTGGAGTGGGTGCGCCAGAACTCCAAGGGCCGCCAGACCAAGTCCCGGGCGCGCCTGCAGCGCTACGAGGAGATGGCGGCGGAGGCCGAGCGCACCCGCAAGCTCGACTTCGAGGAGATCCAGATCCCGCCGGGGCCGCGCCTCGGCTCCACCGTCATCGAGGTCGACGACCTCCACAAGGGCTTCGACGAGCGCGGCACCCTCATCTCGGGGCTGTCGTTCTCGCTGCCCCGCAACGGCATCGTCGGGGTCATCGGCCCCAACGGCGTCGGCAAGACGACCCTGTTCAAGACCATCGTGGGTCTCGAGGAGCCCGACGCGGGGACCGTCAAGGTCGGCGAGACCGTGAAGATCTCCTACGTCGACCAGAACCGCGCGAACATCGACCCGAGGAAGACCCTGTGGGAGGTCGTGTCCGACGGCCTCGACCACATCCAGGTGGGCAACGTCGAGATGCCGTCGCGGGCGTACGTGTCGGCGTTCGGCTTCAAGGGCCCGGACCAGCAGAAGCCGGCCGGGGTGCTGTCCGGCGGGGAGCGCAACCGGCTCAACCTCGCCCTCACCCTCAAGGAGGGCGGCAACCTCCTGCTGCTCGACGAGCCGACGAACGACCTCGACGTCGAGACGCTCGGGTCGCTGGAGAACGCGCTGCTCGACTTCCCCGGGTGCGCGGTCGTCATCAGCCACGACCGCTGGTTCCTCGACCGGGTGTGCACGCACATCCTCGCCTACGAGGGCGACGAGAAGGACCCCGCGAAGTGGTTCTGGTTCGAGGGCAACTTCGAGTCCTACGAGGCGAACAAGGTCGAGCGGCTCGGCCCGGACGCCGCCCGGCCGCACCGGGTCACGCACCGCAAGCTCACCCGCGACTGA
- a CDS encoding DUF2254 domain-containing protein — translation MVAVVQRVRESFWAVPTLLCVAAAVLALVLVEVDRALLGVQVLEGVDVLYRVGADGSRSLLSAIAGSVLAAASTTFSITIAVLALTSSAFGPRLVRNFMADRVNQAALGTFLATFLYSLLVLRAIRTISGTETDEAFVPHIAVNVAMLLAIVSIATLVWFIHHISDSIQVWTLARRVRGELRRTIDDLYPDRRGTGEERAEPELADPGPVTLRVRSDDAGYVLTVALDDLVHHAEEHDVLVRLRVRPGDFVVEGQELAHVHGTVRDAEDLVGCVRPAVVLAPSRNPAQDVGFAVQLLLDMLARALSPGTNDPYTARTALDDLSDGLAAMARRSRPPERHTDDDGTVRVVAPTIRLPELLETVVDTVRAYGLPHPDVVVRTVRLIGQVADDADRADLPALGAQLDVLLDHHARTQPYPRDRERVLAAAEEARASLPATPAL, via the coding sequence GTGGTCGCCGTCGTGCAGCGCGTCCGCGAGTCCTTCTGGGCCGTTCCGACGCTGCTGTGCGTGGCGGCCGCGGTGCTCGCCCTCGTCCTCGTCGAGGTCGACCGGGCGCTCCTCGGCGTGCAGGTCCTCGAGGGCGTGGACGTCCTCTACCGGGTCGGGGCCGACGGCAGCCGCAGCCTGCTGTCGGCCATCGCGGGCTCGGTGCTGGCTGCCGCGTCCACCACGTTCTCCATCACCATCGCGGTCCTCGCGCTCACGTCGTCGGCGTTCGGTCCGCGGCTCGTGCGCAACTTCATGGCCGACCGCGTCAACCAGGCGGCGCTCGGGACCTTCCTCGCGACGTTCCTCTACTCGCTGCTGGTGCTGCGAGCCATCCGGACCATCTCCGGGACGGAGACGGACGAGGCGTTCGTCCCCCACATCGCCGTCAACGTCGCCATGCTCCTCGCGATCGTCAGCATCGCGACGCTCGTGTGGTTCATCCACCACATCAGCGACAGCATCCAGGTGTGGACGCTCGCGCGCCGCGTGCGCGGCGAGCTGCGCCGCACGATCGACGACCTCTACCCCGATCGGCGTGGCACGGGCGAGGAGCGGGCCGAACCGGAGCTCGCCGACCCCGGCCCCGTCACCCTGCGGGTGCGCAGCGACGACGCGGGGTACGTCCTCACCGTCGCCCTCGACGACCTCGTGCACCACGCGGAGGAGCACGACGTGCTCGTGCGGCTGCGGGTCCGGCCGGGCGACTTCGTCGTCGAGGGGCAGGAGCTCGCCCACGTCCACGGCACCGTCCGCGACGCCGAGGACCTCGTCGGCTGCGTGCGCCCTGCGGTGGTGCTCGCGCCGTCCCGCAACCCGGCGCAGGACGTCGGCTTCGCCGTCCAGCTGCTCCTCGACATGCTCGCCCGGGCGCTGTCGCCGGGCACGAACGACCCCTACACGGCCCGGACGGCGCTCGACGACCTCAGCGACGGCCTGGCCGCGATGGCCCGGCGCTCGCGGCCACCCGAGCGCCACACCGACGACGACGGGACGGTGCGTGTCGTCGCGCCGACGATCCGGCTGCCGGAGCTCCTGGAGACCGTCGTCGACACCGTCCGGGCCTACGGGCTGCCGCACCCGGACGTCGTCGTGCGGACCGTCAGGCTGATCGGTCAGGTCGCCGACGACGCCGACCGGGCCGACCTTCCGGCGCTCGGCGCCCAGCTCGACGTGCTCCTCGACCACCACGCCCGCACGCAGCCCTACCCCCGCGACCGGGAGCGCGTGCTCGCTGCGGCGGAGGAGGCCCGTGCGTCCCTGCCGGCGACGCCCGCCCTCTGA
- a CDS encoding alpha-ketoglutarate-dependent dioxygenase AlkB → MRTAFQPSLLDAAEGPDTTEGWSLGALADGLERVDLAHGAWLDVRRGWLRGSAGVMAHLVGTVPWRAEERRMYDRVVTVPRLLAWYGPEEPWPHPALTAAREALDAHYGLPAPQRVASAGLCWYRDGRDGVAWHGDRIGRSRHEDVLVGILSVGEPRALALRPVDGGGPTLRFPLGHGDLLVMGGSCQRTWDHCVPKTARPVGPRISVQLRPRGVA, encoded by the coding sequence GTGCGGACCGCCTTCCAGCCGTCGCTCCTCGACGCCGCCGAGGGGCCGGACACCACCGAGGGGTGGTCCCTCGGTGCGCTCGCCGACGGGCTCGAGCGCGTCGACCTCGCGCACGGGGCGTGGCTCGACGTCCGGCGCGGCTGGCTGCGGGGTTCGGCCGGAGTCATGGCGCACCTCGTCGGCACCGTGCCGTGGCGCGCCGAGGAGCGCCGCATGTACGACCGCGTGGTCACCGTCCCCCGCCTGCTCGCCTGGTACGGCCCCGAGGAGCCGTGGCCGCACCCCGCCCTCACGGCGGCCCGGGAGGCGCTCGACGCGCACTACGGGCTCCCGGCCCCGCAGCGCGTCGCGAGCGCCGGACTGTGCTGGTACCGCGACGGCCGAGACGGGGTCGCATGGCACGGTGACCGCATCGGTCGCAGCCGGCACGAGGACGTGCTCGTCGGGATCCTCTCCGTCGGGGAGCCGCGGGCGCTCGCCCTGCGCCCCGTCGACGGCGGCGGACCCACGCTGCGGTTCCCCCTCGGGCACGGCGACCTCCTCGTCATGGGCGGGTCGTGCCAGCGCACGTGGGACCACTGCGTGCCGAAGACCGCGCGGCCGGTGGGCCCGCGCATCAGCGTGCAGCTGCGCCCGCGCGGGGTCGCCTGA
- a CDS encoding matrixin family metalloprotease, producing the protein MGRRRHARRHLVVAALVLLALVAPHAPRDPGVDEATRLAPAAASPPRAVPGSSRFSLYDGVLPDGSGTYLRWDPCSTITYRVNLTAVPVRLRAQVLGETHAAVEEVAATTGLRLTYRGLTAEVPLTEPADPLEQSADVVVAWVEPEQTSADLEGGIAAQAGARGLLTSRTRDGLVYDPADPGRLGHVIVRGYVVLDAPQLLVEGKPAAGPGTSRRNTLLHELGHAVGLGHTEDPTQLMHPRLHAGTPDGFAAGDLEGLAAVGATHGCLQAPVGLPDLL; encoded by the coding sequence ATGGGCCGACGCCGGCACGCGCGACGCCACCTCGTCGTGGCGGCCCTCGTGCTGCTCGCGCTGGTGGCGCCGCACGCTCCCCGCGACCCCGGCGTCGACGAGGCGACGCGGCTCGCCCCGGCCGCGGCGAGCCCGCCCCGGGCCGTCCCCGGCTCGTCCCGGTTCTCCCTGTACGACGGCGTGCTGCCCGACGGCAGCGGCACGTACCTGCGGTGGGACCCGTGCAGCACCATCACGTACCGCGTCAACCTCACCGCGGTGCCCGTGCGCCTGCGCGCGCAGGTGCTCGGCGAGACCCACGCCGCGGTCGAGGAGGTCGCCGCGACCACGGGCCTGCGACTCACCTACCGCGGGCTGACGGCGGAGGTCCCCCTCACCGAGCCCGCCGACCCGCTCGAGCAGTCCGCCGACGTCGTCGTCGCGTGGGTCGAGCCGGAGCAGACGAGCGCCGACCTCGAGGGCGGCATCGCGGCCCAGGCCGGGGCCCGTGGCCTCCTGACGTCCCGGACGCGCGACGGCCTGGTCTACGACCCGGCGGACCCGGGCCGGCTCGGGCACGTCATCGTCCGCGGCTACGTCGTGCTCGACGCCCCGCAGCTCCTCGTCGAGGGCAAGCCCGCGGCGGGGCCGGGGACGTCACGGCGGAACACGCTCCTCCACGAGCTGGGACACGCGGTCGGGCTCGGGCACACCGAGGACCCCACGCAGCTCATGCACCCCCGGTTGCACGCCGGCACGCCGGACGGCTTCGCCGCGGGCGACCTCGAGGGACTCGCCGCCGTCGGCGCCACGCACGGCTGCCTGCAGGCACCGGTCGGGCTCCCCGACCTCCTCTGA